The following proteins come from a genomic window of Helicobacter canadensis MIT 98-5491:
- a CDS encoding type ISP restriction/modification enzyme: MEARENNFKSIVTNENRLDIPFFQRHYTWNEEHWERLFDDLYDSFINNTTHFVGSVILKRNGGNDNFAIVIDGQQRLTTFSILLKVLHDKIDESKRKHFENYLFETYKDDSPKINHSKMDRENYIDFLKVDFPKIPFVESKGLFLQFSALGNSLITLHSLKEQDLPPIGEPLYKDTANKDLKISKITYAKDTKELFINKSLYFEKVESSVWEYKIGGYQVLDKYLKSHKDEAIDFEYFQKIIQTLHKSLEIEREIAKISFI; this comes from the coding sequence ATGGAAGCGAGGGAGAATAACTTTAAGTCAATAGTTACCAATGAAAATCGCCTAGATATCCCATTTTTTCAAAGACATTATACTTGGAATGAAGAACATTGGGAAAGATTGTTTGATGATTTATACGATAGCTTTATAAATAATACTACTCATTTTGTTGGCTCTGTGATTTTAAAAAGAAATGGAGGCAATGATAATTTTGCTATAGTTATTGATGGGCAACAAAGACTTACGACTTTTTCTATCTTGCTAAAAGTCTTGCATGATAAAATTGATGAAAGCAAAAGAAAGCACTTTGAAAATTATCTATTTGAAACATATAAGGATGATAGCCCTAAAATAAATCACTCCAAAATGGACAGGGAAAATTACATTGACTTTTTGAAAGTGGATTTTCCAAAAATCCCCTTTGTAGAATCTAAAGGGCTATTTTTACAATTTAGTGCTTTGGGAAATAGTCTCATCACACTGCATTCGCTAAAAGAGCAGGATTTGCCACCTATTGGAGAGCCACTCTATAAAGATACTGCAAACAAGGATTTAAAAATCTCTAAAATCACTTATGCCAAAGACACAAAAGAGCTTTTTATAAACAAAAGCCTATATTTTGAAAAAGTAGAATCTAGCGTATGGGAGTATAAAATCGGAGGGTATCAAGTATTGGATAAATACCTAAAAAGCCATAAAGATGAAGCAATCGACTTTGAGTATTTTCAAAAGATTATCCAAACTTTGCATAAAAGCTTGGAGATTGAAAGAGAGATTGCAAAAATTAGCTTTATCTAA